In Phaeobacter piscinae, one genomic interval encodes:
- a CDS encoding ABC transporter ATP-binding protein, translating to MNTDTSQLLNVRDLRVSFRQDGKVTEAVRGVSFSVGRGETVALVGESGSGKSVSALSTVSLLGDSATVTGSVTYDGTEMVGASERHLRQVRGNDISFIFQEPMTSLNPLHTIEKQLAESLALHQGLGGTAARERIVDLLNRVGIRDAETRLDAYPHQLSGGQRQRVMIAMALANKPDILIADEPTTALDVTIQVQILDLLADLKSSEGMGLLFITHDLSIVRRIADRVCVMQAGEIVESGPTAEIFANPQHPYTRKLLDAEPTGQPQPVPEDAQELIRTEDLKVWFPIQKGLLKRTVGHVKAVNPTSLSVRAGETLGIVGESGSGKTTLALAIMRLIASEGRVEFQGQDLRQWSTRDLRRLRADMQIVFQDPFGALSPRMTCAQIISEGLAIHNVDQDRDPRDLVAEVMAEVGLDPAFMDRYPHEFSGGQRQRIAIARAMVLRPKLVVLDEPTSALDMTVQVQIVNLLRDLQERYGLAYLFISHDLNVVRAMSHKMIVMKQGDVVEAGSAADLFNNPSDPYTQQLLAAAG from the coding sequence ATGAACACTGACACCTCTCAGCTCCTGAATGTCCGCGATCTGCGGGTTTCCTTCCGCCAGGATGGCAAGGTGACAGAGGCAGTGCGCGGTGTGTCCTTTTCGGTGGGCCGCGGGGAGACGGTCGCGTTGGTGGGGGAGAGCGGTTCCGGCAAATCGGTTTCGGCGCTGTCGACAGTCTCACTGCTGGGTGACAGCGCCACGGTCACTGGTTCCGTTACTTATGATGGCACCGAGATGGTCGGCGCCAGTGAGCGCCATCTTCGGCAGGTACGAGGCAATGATATCAGCTTCATTTTTCAGGAGCCGATGACCTCTCTCAACCCGCTGCACACGATTGAGAAACAGTTGGCAGAGTCGCTTGCTCTGCATCAGGGGCTTGGCGGCACGGCGGCGCGGGAGCGGATTGTGGATCTGTTGAACCGGGTTGGTATCCGGGACGCAGAGACCCGTCTGGACGCGTATCCGCATCAGTTGTCCGGCGGGCAGCGCCAGCGGGTGATGATCGCCATGGCTCTTGCCAACAAACCCGATATCCTGATCGCGGATGAGCCGACAACTGCCCTTGATGTCACCATTCAGGTGCAGATCCTCGACCTGCTCGCGGATCTGAAATCCAGCGAGGGCATGGGGTTGCTGTTCATCACCCATGATCTGAGCATTGTCCGCCGGATCGCGGATCGCGTCTGCGTCATGCAGGCGGGTGAGATCGTTGAAAGCGGTCCCACGGCTGAGATTTTTGCTAATCCGCAGCATCCCTACACGCGCAAACTGCTGGATGCCGAACCGACTGGCCAGCCTCAACCGGTGCCGGAGGATGCCCAGGAGCTGATCCGCACCGAAGATCTGAAGGTGTGGTTTCCCATTCAAAAAGGCTTACTGAAACGCACTGTCGGCCATGTGAAGGCGGTAAACCCAACGTCGCTTTCGGTCCGCGCGGGTGAGACGTTGGGCATTGTGGGCGAAAGTGGCAGCGGCAAAACCACGCTGGCATTGGCCATCATGCGTCTGATCGCCTCTGAGGGGCGGGTTGAGTTTCAAGGACAGGATTTGCGGCAGTGGTCAACCCGCGATTTGCGCCGATTGCGGGCGGATATGCAGATCGTGTTTCAGGATCCTTTCGGGGCACTTAGCCCGCGAATGACCTGTGCGCAGATCATTTCCGAAGGGTTGGCTATTCACAATGTGGATCAGGACCGTGATCCGCGGGATCTGGTCGCTGAGGTGATGGCTGAGGTGGGGTTGGATCCGGCATTTATGGATCGCTACCCGCATGAATTTTCAGGTGGCCAGCGGCAACGGATTGCGATTGCGCGGGCGATGGTGTTGCGGCCGAAACTGGTGGTGCTGGATGAGCCAACATCGGCACTGGACATGACTGTGCAGGTGCAGATCGTCAATCTGTTGCGCGACCTGCAGGAGCGGTATGGGCTCGCGTATCTGTTCATCTCGCATGATCTGAATGTGGTACGGGCCATGTCACACAAGATGATCGTGATGAAGCAGGGTGATGTGGTTGAGGCGGGATCGGCCGCTGACCTGTTCAACAATCCGTCAGATCCCTACACGCAGCAACTTCTGGCCGCAGCCGGGTAG